Below is a genomic region from Flammeovirgaceae bacterium SG7u.111.
AGTTAAAGAAAGAAATAACGGTTTCTACAAATGGTGATGAAGAACTGTTCGATGTGATTGTTTCGACGGATGAAGGGTATGTTGTGGCAGGGAGAAGTACTTCTAAGGAAATAGGTAATGCAGTAATAGTTAAGCTAAGTGTTGAAGGTAGTGTTGAGTGGGTGAAGCCCTTCGGTAATGAAAATACAAGTGGAATAGCTTTTTCCCTTGCTGAGGTAAGAGATGGTGGTTATATGGTTATGGGCAACTTGGGAAGGGATAATGTAATTATAAAAACGGATGGAGAAGGTGGCATTAATCCATGTGAAGAATTTGGTCAATAGGACTTTACACCCTATTAGCCAAATTATGATGAACCAATCATAATAAATGCGGCCCAGAAAATAGGGTCTTGATATTTGTCCCTTAGGCTTTTCTTAGCTTCAATAAATGCTTTCCTTTTATCCATCTGCTTATTTAACCAGTTTTCATAAAACAGCAACATAAGGCTTTCGGTAGCTTCATCAGAAACTTTGAATAGACTCATAATGATAGCATCAGAGCCTGCCACCAAAAAAGCTCTTTGAAGTCCATAAACACCCTCACCTACTTTTACATCGCCCCTACCAGTTTCGCAGGCACTTAGAACAACTAGTTCTGTCCCGTCCAAATCAAGGTTCATTGCCTCATAGGCTGTTAGTACACCGCCTTCTCTGTTGAAAGAATAAACATTGCCATCGTCCATAAGGTCTCCAGCATTTTTAAGCAATAGCCCTGAGCGAAGCAAAGGATTGCTTACTATTTTATTTTGAGATAAAATAGCCTCTTTTTCAACGCTCTTAGTTTCATCAGGTAAGAAAAAACCGTGGGTAGCTATGTGAAAGATCCTTGGGCTTTCGGTCGCTTTTACCAGTTCTTCGGTTGCTTCAAGGTTTAGGTATAAAGAAGGAGATACTTGAGCATTGCTATTTAATAATTTTTCTAGTGCTACAACTTCTTTCTGAGTACCTGGTAGCTGTGGTATTTTCCTATCGTTATATATGTTGTAATCTTCTTCGGCTAAATCTTTATAGAAAATCGGGTTTCCGATTAATAAGGCATTTTTGCTAAGTTCTTTCTCCTCTGTTTTCTTATGTTTGATAATATCCTTGGTATTACTTACCAATACAATATCCCTATTGTCGATCACAAAATTTCCATTTTTTTGGCGCATGGCCTCAAGGTTTATCTGGTTATAAACCCCTTCTGTTGAAAGGTAGACTTTAGTGCCTTCTGGCAATTTCTGATCAATTGGTTCCCAGTAATTGGCAAAAGAGTTTTCATCTTGAATATTATAAATGATACAGGCTCTGTAATACCTCAAGTAATTACTTTCCAGTAGGTTTCCATTAGGAAGGACGACCAGCTCAGGGTTTCTACTTTTGGGTGTAATGATCATGGCGGCATATACAACCGAGTCCTTGAACTCAGTGTCAAAATGGCGATATCGGACTATTTCTACAGCTGCCTCATTTTTCCCTAAAGACTTTTTAATTTCTTTCCAGCTTTGTCTTGATACGCTTTGTCCACTAGCAAACACGCTGGATTTTTCACTTAATTCCTTTTCAATATCTTCAATTTCTTTTTCAAGTTTTTTAGGTTCTATATCCAGCTCCTTTTGGCGAGCGCTGCTCATTGCCAACACTTTTGTGAGCAGTTCTTTTTGCTCTACCCATTTTTCGTAAAGCTCTTGAACAGCTTCATCTCCACTTTGCTGAATTTGCCTTCTTATTTTTATCGAATTACTCAAAAGTAGGGCTTTGGTGGAAAGTGTATTGTCATAGACCTCGCCAATTAATTTTTTTTTCTTTTTGGCATTGGTAAAAGCCAAATTGTTATAAAATTCAAAATCACCCCTAATAGTATTCCAGTACCTCGCCTTTTCTCTTTCGCTTAGTGCAGGGAAAAATTCGTCAATGTAGTTGAGATAATTGCCGAATACTTCCGTGGTATATTTCCGTGATTTTTTCCAGTCTCCATCAGCGTAGTAGGCTTTACCCAATTTACTGGTAGCTTTTACATAGGATGGATGAGTTTTGTTGAAAATCTTAGAATAGGTTTTCTGTCCTTTTTGGAAATAAGAAATAGCTTGAGTTTTATTGCGCCTTTTTAATTCGGCCTCGCCCATTAGCAATGATATTTCAGCACTGTTGCTGTTGATTTCGGTACCAAGTCGGTTTACCCAGATAGCATTTGCCTTGTGTAACAAGGTTAAAGCTTCTGCTGGGTTGCCATTTTCTGTATAAATCTTTGATAAGTTTTGCAGCGAAAGGGCATATACAGGGTTGTCTTCGCCTAAGTTTTGAGAAATGATCTCTGTAGATTGTTTCATTATCCGTTCCACATTTTCCAAGCTATCTCCTTGGGCAAATTTGTTCAGGGCAAGTTTGGTATAGGCATTGGATAGTTCAATATGGTTTTCCCCAAAAAGGTCTTTTAGGATAAGAATAGATTGGGTGTAGTTCTCATTGGCAGTTTCAAAATCGCCAATAGCGGCATCAATATCGGCTCTTATTGTAATGCTTTCCACTGTTTGGTAAGAATTCTCTCCAAAAGTGTTTTTTGCAATAGCCAAAGCTTTATTCACCAGCTTGTCAGCTTGAATATAATCACCTTGTAAGAATCTTAGCCTAGCCAATTGGTTGTATGGGGTAATCAAAAATCGGCTTTCTTCACCATATCGGTTATTTCTAGAAAGGATGGCTTCCAGAAGCATGCTTTCGGTTTGTTTGAAACGTTCCGTTTGAATGTATAAATAAGCCAGCTCATCAACAGCAGAAGAGTTTGCCCTAGCATTTATAGATCGGTTGTAGAGCCGGTTTGCCTTCGAGAGTGCAGCCTCAGCTTCGGTAAAAAGACCCATAAGTGCATAGTATCTTGCAGAAGTTTCCAGTGCTTTGGAATATTCGTAAGCGTGGGCTTTTTTATTAAACCGTTCCTGATAGATGTCCAACATATTCGTGATGTTTGAGTCTGCGCTTTGGTAATGCCCAAGCCGCAAGTCCATATCTATCATTCCCTCAAGTCCAACGGCATATCCAAGCCCTTTTTTTCCAAACTTCCGTTCCTTGATTTTTAGAACTTCATTCGCTATATGCCATGCACTATCGTAATTGCCCGTAATTTTATAGAGGTCTTTATATTGGTTCAAAAATCGAGTGTAGTCTACATGGTCTTCTGAAATCCGCTTGGCAATCATCCCATCAAAGCTTTCTTGCATCATGGTATCAACCTTTTCAAAGTTGTTGCTGAAATTCATATAGTAATCAGCGAGTTGCATTAAGGAGTAGTGGTATTTTAAAGATGATTTCCCATAAATCCGTTCTTCTGTCTTTAGTAACTCGAACATGTAGTTAAGACCTTCTTCATAATTTTCATTTGCAAGTGAAATATCATAAAGTTGTTTCAAAAGACTTATACGCTCTTTGTGGTTTAAGGGAACTTTTCCCTCGGTTCTGTAGAGGGTGTGAAGGTCCTCCAAAGCTCCTTCGTAGTTTCTTTGGTAGAATTTTTTCTTGGCATCGAGGCGCTCAGAAATAGCATGTTGTGTTTTTTCCTTGCCAAAGTATTTGGTAGTATTTGTGCGAAGTTCCCATTGTTGCACTCGACTTTTCCCCGAATAGTTATCTATGTAAGAGTCGATCAACGTTTCTTGAATAGCCAAAAAAGTTTTGTGTACCAGACCAACTCTTCTTTCTGCAAGGAATAGGTTTTTCTCTAATAATTTTTGAACTTCAGCTGGGTCATCGCCTCTGTCGCGCATGAGCAAGTGATAAGCATGTTGGCATTGTGCCCAGGCAATATCTTTCTTGTTCAAGTTATCCTTAATCCAATTTTCAGCTTCTAGTAAGTATTTTTCAGCTTCTTTGTAATTTCCCGCCCCTCTTTCAATTTCAGCTTTTAATGTAAGTACTTCGGCGTATTCTCTTTTTCTTCTTCTTATCTTGAACCAATCCAGTTTTCTTTGTTCAAACCTATTGCTTACCTCGTTGAAATAAGTTTCTCGGTTTACAAGGCGCTGATTTTTTATCTTGAGTAGTTCTGGAATATTTTCACGTGCTTTATCAAAATCACCTTTGGCGAAAGCGATGTTTGTTTCTACAAATAAATATTGTGATTTAAAGTAAAGATCTTGGCTGTTTCCGTCTTTATCATTGCCCTTTGAAGAACTGCCTTGGAATATATGGCGGGAAGTTTCTAGGTAACTTTCAGCTGTATTAATGTCTGAATATAATAGATAAAGATAGGCTGCGTCCAAGTTGGCTTTTCCATAAAGTGTGGACAGTTCGCCCTTGTATTTTTTCTTTTTAAGTGTTTTCAGGAGGATATCTTCAAACTCGCCATATTCACCAATGGCTTCTAGGTATTTCGCCTTGTGCATATTTACCATAGCGACTACCAAGCCCTTTTTTCTCTTGTTGAGCTGGTCGATAAGCTTATCACAATTCTCTAAGGCCTTTTTGTATTCTCCTTCTTCATAATACCGTTCGCAGATTTCGAGTGACCTGTCCCAGTTTTGGGCGTGCAAACTGACGTTAAAAAGTAAGAAACTAGCTAATAAAATGAAGCGCATGGATTGTTTTACAGTTCCTGATGAATAAATCGCCCCCTATTTTGCGCACAAGCCCAGCCAAAAGCTGAGTAGAGCACAAGTCTAATGTGCTAGGAAGGTTTCAATATAATACAGCAGTAACGCAGTTTTCACAGAATTAGTCAGTTAATCGGTTGTTCAGATAAGTTTCTTTTTGGAGAAATAAATAAAGGCTGCTAGTTTGTTGCTAGCAGCCTTCCAGAATTGAAATATTTTAAATACTAACCTTTTATCTCTTCTCCTTTGTCTTCAGCAGACTCGTCTTTTTTCTCCTCTTCGGTGCTTTCCTCTACCTTTCCATTTGAACTATTGGTAAACTGTTGGTAAGTGGTTTCTTGTTCAAAAGGACGTTTTCCTATAAGTTCTTCTAGGTCTTTTTGGAAAATGATCTCTTTCTTCAGAAGCTCTTTGGCCAATATCTCTACTTCGCCTTTCTTGCTAATAAGCAAGTCCTTAGTATGAGCGTAAGCCTTATCTATAAGCTTTTTAACTTCAATATCTATTTTTTCTGAAGTAGCTTCTGAATAAGGCTTGTCAAATGAATATTCAGATTTTTTAGAATCATAGAAAGACAAGTTGCCTATTTCCTCATTCATACCATAAATAGTAACCATGCTGTAAGCCATTTTGGTTACTCGTTCCAAGTCACTTAAGGCGCCAGTAGAGATCTTGTTGAAGATGATTTCTTCGGCAGCTCTACCGCCAAGCGTCATGCACATTTCGTCGAACATCTGCTCAGTAGTATATAAGAATTGCTCTTTAGGCAAATACTGAGCATATCCAAGTGCAGCAATACCTCTTGGTACTATACTTACCTTTACCAATGGATCAGCGTGCTCTAAGAACCAGCCTGCAACAGCGTGGCCAGCCTCGTGGTAGGCAACTATTTTTTTCTCACTAGGAGAAATGATTTTGTTTTTCTTTTCTAAGCCACCAATTACACGGTCGATAGCGTCTTCAAAATCTTTCATGTCGACCGAGCTCTTGTCCTTTCGGGCAGCGATTAGTGCAGCCTCGTTACAAACATTGGCTATTTCAGCACCTGCAAATCCTGGGGTTTGAGCGGCAAGCTCTTTAGGATCTACATCTTTCGAAAGCTTAATAGGCTTCAAGTGAACTTTGAAAATTGTTTTTCTTCCCTTGATATCTGGCTTGTCTATGCTGATCTGACGGTCAAATCTTCCTGGCCTGAGCAATGCACTGTCCAATACATCTGGACGGTTGGTAGCTGCAAGAATGATAACTCCCGAGTCTGTTTGGAAACCATCCATCTCTACCAAGAGAGAGTTCAATGTGTTTTCGCGCTCATCGTTAGCGCCTGGCATTTGCCCTCTACCTCTAGAGCGGCCTATAGCGTCAATCTCATCTATAAATATGATACAAGGGGCTTTTTCTTTAGCTTGCTTAAATAAATCTCTTACCCTAGCAGCACCTACACCAACAAACATTTCCACAAAGTCAGAACCTGAAAGACTGAAAAATGGAACGCCAGACTCTCCAGCTACAGCTTTTGCCAACAGGGTTTTACCAGTACCCGGAGGGCCTACTAGCAAAGCTCCTTTAGGTATTTTACCTCCAAGGTTGGTGTATTTAGAAGGGTTTTTAAGGAACTGAACAATTTCTTCAATTTCCTCTTTTGCTTCATCAAGACCGGCAACATCGTTAAAAGTGATCTTAACTTTATTTTCAGCATCGAATAAGGCCGCCTTAGATTTTCCTATGTTGAATATTTGACCTCCAGCACCGCCACCAGTCATTCTTCTCATCAAGAACAAGAAACCAAAAATTAACACAAAGAAAAACCCCCAGCTAAAGAATAAGGAACTAAAGTCTTGACGATCAGTCACCCTATAGTCAATACGTTGGCTTACAGGCAACTCTTCCTGCATTTCGTCAAATTTTTCAATAAAAATCTCAGGAGATGCAATCACAAGCTGGAAATGAGGTCCTTGTGTAAGAGCAAAAGGGCTTCTGTTATTGAGTTTTGCCTTGTATTTAGGTTTGTCCAGTGCCGACTTGGTCAGTGTGACCTCAACAACTTTCTTATTGACCAATACTACTTCCTCCACATCTCCATCAGTCATCATGTGGTTGAATTCGGTAAGGCTAATATCAACGACAGAACTTCTGTTGTTAAAGTAAGTAAGTCCAACTATCAGTAGAATCA
It encodes:
- a CDS encoding CHAT domain-containing tetratricopeptide repeat protein, whose amino-acid sequence is MRFILLASFLLFNVSLHAQNWDRSLEICERYYEEGEYKKALENCDKLIDQLNKRKKGLVVAMVNMHKAKYLEAIGEYGEFEDILLKTLKKKKYKGELSTLYGKANLDAAYLYLLYSDINTAESYLETSRHIFQGSSSKGNDKDGNSQDLYFKSQYLFVETNIAFAKGDFDKARENIPELLKIKNQRLVNRETYFNEVSNRFEQRKLDWFKIRRRKREYAEVLTLKAEIERGAGNYKEAEKYLLEAENWIKDNLNKKDIAWAQCQHAYHLLMRDRGDDPAEVQKLLEKNLFLAERRVGLVHKTFLAIQETLIDSYIDNYSGKSRVQQWELRTNTTKYFGKEKTQHAISERLDAKKKFYQRNYEGALEDLHTLYRTEGKVPLNHKERISLLKQLYDISLANENYEEGLNYMFELLKTEERIYGKSSLKYHYSLMQLADYYMNFSNNFEKVDTMMQESFDGMIAKRISEDHVDYTRFLNQYKDLYKITGNYDSAWHIANEVLKIKERKFGKKGLGYAVGLEGMIDMDLRLGHYQSADSNITNMLDIYQERFNKKAHAYEYSKALETSARYYALMGLFTEAEAALSKANRLYNRSINARANSSAVDELAYLYIQTERFKQTESMLLEAILSRNNRYGEESRFLITPYNQLARLRFLQGDYIQADKLVNKALAIAKNTFGENSYQTVESITIRADIDAAIGDFETANENYTQSILILKDLFGENHIELSNAYTKLALNKFAQGDSLENVERIMKQSTEIISQNLGEDNPVYALSLQNLSKIYTENGNPAEALTLLHKANAIWVNRLGTEINSNSAEISLLMGEAELKRRNKTQAISYFQKGQKTYSKIFNKTHPSYVKATSKLGKAYYADGDWKKSRKYTTEVFGNYLNYIDEFFPALSEREKARYWNTIRGDFEFYNNLAFTNAKKKKKLIGEVYDNTLSTKALLLSNSIKIRRQIQQSGDEAVQELYEKWVEQKELLTKVLAMSSARQKELDIEPKKLEKEIEDIEKELSEKSSVFASGQSVSRQSWKEIKKSLGKNEAAVEIVRYRHFDTEFKDSVVYAAMIITPKSRNPELVVLPNGNLLESNYLRYYRACIIYNIQDENSFANYWEPIDQKLPEGTKVYLSTEGVYNQINLEAMRQKNGNFVIDNRDIVLVSNTKDIIKHKKTEEKELSKNALLIGNPIFYKDLAEEDYNIYNDRKIPQLPGTQKEVVALEKLLNSNAQVSPSLYLNLEATEELVKATESPRIFHIATHGFFLPDETKSVEKEAILSQNKIVSNPLLRSGLLLKNAGDLMDDGNVYSFNREGGVLTAYEAMNLDLDGTELVVLSACETGRGDVKVGEGVYGLQRAFLVAGSDAIIMSLFKVSDEATESLMLLFYENWLNKQMDKRKAFIEAKKSLRDKYQDPIFWAAFIMIGSS
- the ftsH gene encoding ATP-dependent zinc metalloprotease FtsH, yielding MADNPNKKKNLLPKNSPNRGNYQIWLVVALILLIVGLTYFNNRSSVVDISLTEFNHMMTDGDVEEVVLVNKKVVEVTLTKSALDKPKYKAKLNNRSPFALTQGPHFQLVIASPEIFIEKFDEMQEELPVSQRIDYRVTDRQDFSSLFFSWGFFFVLIFGFLFLMRRMTGGGAGGQIFNIGKSKAALFDAENKVKITFNDVAGLDEAKEEIEEIVQFLKNPSKYTNLGGKIPKGALLVGPPGTGKTLLAKAVAGESGVPFFSLSGSDFVEMFVGVGAARVRDLFKQAKEKAPCIIFIDEIDAIGRSRGRGQMPGANDERENTLNSLLVEMDGFQTDSGVIILAATNRPDVLDSALLRPGRFDRQISIDKPDIKGRKTIFKVHLKPIKLSKDVDPKELAAQTPGFAGAEIANVCNEAALIAARKDKSSVDMKDFEDAIDRVIGGLEKKNKIISPSEKKIVAYHEAGHAVAGWFLEHADPLVKVSIVPRGIAALGYAQYLPKEQFLYTTEQMFDEMCMTLGGRAAEEIIFNKISTGALSDLERVTKMAYSMVTIYGMNEEIGNLSFYDSKKSEYSFDKPYSEATSEKIDIEVKKLIDKAYAHTKDLLISKKGEVEILAKELLKKEIIFQKDLEELIGKRPFEQETTYQQFTNSSNGKVEESTEEEKKDESAEDKGEEIKG